Proteins found in one uncultured Fusobacterium sp. genomic segment:
- a CDS encoding NifB/NifX family molybdenum-iron cluster-binding protein: MRKVVAFPTRDGENLEKHFGHSDKFVLYTIENGEIKSKEILDAPEPAHGAAAKFLKEKGVDVVVTGHIGSTVFDAVKANGGEFILGIEGKIEELIKEFLNNALICKGKEYVHVYTTHCHNK; this comes from the coding sequence ATGAGAAAAGTAGTGGCATTTCCTACAAGAGATGGAGAAAATTTAGAAAAACATTTTGGGCATAGTGATAAGTTTGTTTTATACACTATTGAGAATGGAGAGATTAAATCAAAGGAGATATTAGATGCTCCTGAACCAGCTCATGGAGCAGCAGCAAAATTTTTAAAAGAAAAAGGTGTTGATGTTGTAGTTACAGGACATATTGGATCAACTGTTTTTGATGCAGTAAAAGCTAATGGTGGGGAGTTTATATTGGGAATAGAAGGGAAAATAGAGGAGTTAATAAAGGAATTTTTAAATAATGCTCTTATTTGCAAGGGAAAAGAGTATGTTCATGTGTATACAACACATTGCCATAATAAGTAG
- a CDS encoding TIM barrel protein: MYKLLNRTDFINMENIREDLEYYIKKYNFDGIELIKFNESDNTSVKEYIKGYHMRFFPSWFELYTGNTSALYEELKDKKYFKSLCGGEKSKKELIDYYKKELEIAKELEVEYVVFHACNSKVTESLTYNFKYSDKEILDGVISLINEVFDNEKYNFKLLFENLWWPGLKLLNKEEVEYLFSKIKYKNIGLMLDTGHMINSNYHLKSSKEAVEYIKRNIDNLGEYKNYIYGMHLNYSLSGEYVRKSIEENRDKKIDIEDLMKRIYIHINSIDYHDPFEDEGIVDIIKSLPIKYLVYELIAKSDEELEDKILHQDRVLKKFKIF; the protein is encoded by the coding sequence ATGTATAAACTATTAAATAGAACAGATTTTATCAATATGGAAAATATAAGAGAGGATTTAGAATATTATATAAAAAAATATAATTTTGATGGGATTGAGCTAATAAAATTTAATGAATCTGACAATACTTCAGTAAAAGAGTATATTAAAGGATATCATATGAGATTTTTCCCATCATGGTTTGAACTATATACAGGAAATACATCTGCTTTGTATGAGGAGTTAAAAGATAAAAAATATTTTAAATCTCTATGTGGTGGAGAGAAAAGTAAAAAGGAGTTAATAGATTATTATAAAAAAGAGCTGGAAATAGCAAAGGAATTAGAGGTGGAATATGTTGTTTTTCATGCTTGTAATTCTAAAGTTACTGAAAGTTTAACTTATAATTTTAAATACTCTGATAAAGAGATATTAGATGGGGTTATATCATTAATTAATGAAGTTTTTGATAATGAAAAATATAATTTTAAACTGTTATTTGAAAATCTTTGGTGGCCAGGGTTAAAACTTTTGAATAAGGAAGAAGTAGAGTATCTTTTTTCAAAAATTAAATATAAAAATATTGGGCTTATGCTTGATACAGGACATATGATAAATAGTAATTATCATTTGAAAAGTTCAAAAGAGGCAGTGGAGTATATAAAAAGGAATATTGATAATTTAGGAGAGTATAAAAACTATATCTATGGTATGCACCTTAATTACTCTTTATCAGGGGAATATGTAAGAAAGAGTATTGAAGAGAATAGAGATAAAAAAATAGATATAGAGGATTTGATGAAAAGAATATATATACATATTAATTCTATTGATTATCACGATCCCTTTGAAGATGAGGGGATAGTGGATATTATAAAATCACTTCCAATAAAATACCTAGTTTATGAGTTGATTGCTAAGAGTGATGAAGAGTTAGAAGATAAAATACTACATCAAGATAGGGTTTTAAAAAAATTTAAAATCTTTTAA